A region from the Kribbella shirazensis genome encodes:
- a CDS encoding alpha/beta hydrolase family protein — translation MSRRMAWAGAVACVTMAATGCTNDDAAPPAPSPNATPTTPSAAPSSTPAPQTTAPPAAPSTTPAAAHPVSLQALMKQKYNGGNLRLARVLARNPAYTRYHVTYRSGSLTISGILNVPSTPGPHPALVLNHGYIDPAVYTNGRGLMREQDYLARRGYVVLHTDYRNHAQSSDDPRNELDLRLGYTEDVINAVLALRTSQYVDPDRIGLLGRSMGGGITYNVLVAQPGLVKAGVVFAPVSSNAVDNFNRWTRPDGPVATQILRAYGEPARNPAFWRNLSAVNFFGRITEPLLIHHGEADSTCPIAWSRTTLTALKSAGKDATMYTYPGEEHAFGPAWPTSMARTVSFLKQQGV, via the coding sequence ATGAGCCGGCGGATGGCGTGGGCAGGAGCGGTCGCATGCGTGACGATGGCCGCGACCGGTTGTACGAACGACGACGCGGCACCCCCTGCGCCGTCACCGAACGCGACCCCCACCACGCCGTCCGCCGCTCCCTCCAGCACGCCTGCACCGCAGACGACTGCTCCGCCAGCCGCCCCGTCGACAACCCCGGCGGCGGCGCATCCGGTCTCGTTGCAGGCCCTGATGAAGCAGAAGTACAACGGCGGCAACCTCCGCTTGGCCCGGGTGCTCGCCCGCAACCCGGCGTACACCCGCTACCACGTCACCTACCGCAGCGGATCGCTGACCATCTCCGGCATCCTGAACGTCCCGTCCACCCCGGGCCCTCACCCGGCGCTCGTCCTGAACCACGGCTACATCGACCCCGCCGTCTACACCAACGGCCGCGGGCTGATGCGCGAACAGGACTACCTGGCGCGCCGCGGGTACGTCGTCCTGCACACGGACTACCGCAATCACGCCCAGTCCTCCGACGACCCGCGGAACGAACTCGATCTGCGCCTCGGCTACACCGAGGACGTCATCAACGCGGTGCTCGCGCTGCGGACGTCGCAGTACGTCGACCCGGACCGCATCGGCCTGCTGGGACGGTCGATGGGCGGCGGGATCACGTACAACGTCCTCGTCGCGCAACCCGGACTGGTCAAGGCCGGGGTCGTGTTCGCGCCGGTCAGCTCGAACGCGGTCGACAACTTCAACCGCTGGACCCGGCCGGACGGGCCGGTCGCAACGCAGATCCTGCGCGCATACGGCGAACCGGCCCGCAACCCGGCGTTCTGGCGCAACCTGTCAGCCGTGAACTTCTTCGGCCGGATCACCGAACCGCTGCTGATCCACCACGGCGAGGCCGACTCGACCTGCCCGATCGCGTGGTCGCGGACGACCCTCACCGCGCTGAAGAGCGCGGGGAAGGACGCCACGATGTACACCTACCCGGGCGAGGAACACGCGTTCGGCCCGGCCTGGCCGACCTCGATGGCACGAACGGTCAGCTTCCTCAAGCAGCAAGGCGTCTGA
- a CDS encoding EamA family transporter, with the protein MGRLFCLLSAATFGVMAVFGKLAYDAGVSVDALLLVRFGLAGVLLLGIALARGALRNLPRRAVITGLAMGAFGYAAQSTFYFSALARIDASLVALILYLYPVLVMVGAIALRRERASRRRVWALVVALAGIGLVLSGAISRQFDVLGVVLALGAPIVYTCYILVGDSLTADVPPLALTALVCTGAFGTFGILSMFRGTDLTFAPIGWLWLAAVALVSTVAAILFFFAGMARVGPSVASILSIFEPVVTVGAAALVFGEQLGATQWLGGALVLSAVLIVQWPARQSLPELSRTSGAATADLTV; encoded by the coding sequence GTGGGACGCCTCTTCTGCCTTCTGTCCGCCGCGACCTTCGGGGTCATGGCTGTGTTCGGCAAGCTCGCGTACGACGCGGGCGTGTCGGTGGACGCGCTGCTGCTGGTCCGGTTCGGCCTGGCCGGAGTACTGCTGCTGGGCATCGCGCTCGCGCGTGGTGCGCTGCGCAATCTGCCGCGCCGCGCCGTGATCACAGGACTCGCCATGGGTGCCTTCGGGTACGCCGCGCAGTCCACCTTCTACTTCTCCGCGCTGGCCCGGATCGACGCGTCGCTGGTCGCGCTGATCCTCTATCTGTACCCGGTCCTCGTGATGGTCGGGGCGATCGCACTGCGCCGGGAGCGCGCGTCGCGACGGCGGGTGTGGGCGCTGGTGGTGGCGCTCGCGGGCATCGGGCTGGTGCTCAGCGGGGCGATCTCCAGGCAGTTCGACGTACTCGGCGTCGTGTTGGCGTTGGGCGCACCAATCGTCTACACGTGCTACATCCTGGTCGGCGATTCGTTGACCGCCGACGTGCCGCCGCTCGCGTTGACGGCCCTGGTGTGCACGGGGGCGTTCGGCACCTTCGGGATCCTCAGTATGTTCCGCGGCACCGACCTGACGTTCGCGCCGATCGGCTGGCTGTGGCTGGCCGCCGTCGCGCTCGTCAGCACCGTGGCGGCGATCCTGTTCTTCTTCGCGGGCATGGCGCGCGTCGGGCCGTCAGTGGCCTCGATCCTGTCGATCTTCGAGCCGGTGGTGACGGTCGGCGCGGCAGCGCTGGTGTTCGGCGAGCAACTGGGGGCCACCCAATGGCTGGGCGGCGCGCTCGTGCTGTCCGCCGTACTCATCGTGCAGTGGCCTGCCCGCCAATCGTTGCCGGAACTTTCGCGGACTTCAGGGGCGGCCACGGCAGACTTGACGGTATGA